In Arthrobacter citreus, a genomic segment contains:
- a CDS encoding Rv3235 family protein produces the protein MTTVITFPVQEAAEELAAASGAPRPLTVHRVPVTGYSAAGAPPVKHRPLRPAPAPAQQPSGTGPGTLEDVHWHSNPEDDARVDAIARSVTQAALEVLGGTRPLQQMARWLDPSSFERLALRANLVRTREPGTAGSWSGPGRTGAGAKAAAPVRLHRQVMIRCCRICPVSEGVYEASVVAAEQSRVRAAALRIELRRGLWKITVLEIG, from the coding sequence ATGACCACCGTGATTACGTTCCCCGTCCAGGAGGCAGCCGAAGAACTCGCCGCAGCCTCCGGCGCTCCCCGGCCGCTGACGGTGCACCGCGTCCCCGTCACGGGATACTCAGCGGCGGGAGCGCCGCCCGTGAAGCACCGCCCGCTCCGGCCCGCTCCGGCGCCGGCCCAGCAGCCCTCCGGGACCGGGCCGGGGACCCTGGAGGACGTCCACTGGCACAGCAACCCGGAGGATGATGCACGGGTGGATGCCATAGCCCGCTCAGTGACGCAGGCGGCATTGGAAGTTCTGGGAGGGACCCGGCCCCTGCAGCAAATGGCCCGCTGGCTCGACCCATCCAGTTTTGAACGCCTTGCACTGCGGGCCAATCTTGTCCGCACCAGGGAGCCGGGCACCGCCGGAAGCTGGTCCGGTCCGGGCCGCACCGGCGCCGGGGCGAAAGCTGCGGCGCCGGTGCGCCTGCACCGGCAGGTCATGATCCGCTGCTGCCGGATCTGCCCCGTGTCGGAAGGAGTTTACGAGGCGTCAGTGGTTGCGGCGGAGCAAAGCAGAGTCCGCGCCGCAGCTCTTCGGATCGAGCTGCGGCGCGGACTCTGGAAAATCACGGTCCTGGAAATCGGCTAG
- a CDS encoding helix-turn-helix domain-containing protein has product MGEKRFLTLADVGEVLNISSSQTYALVRSGELPAIQIGGRGQWRVESRVLEEFIAEAYRRSAAPQREDASESAPSEH; this is encoded by the coding sequence GTGGGTGAAAAGAGGTTCCTGACACTGGCCGATGTTGGCGAGGTTTTGAACATATCCTCCTCGCAGACGTACGCCCTGGTGAGGTCCGGCGAGCTGCCTGCCATCCAGATTGGCGGCCGGGGCCAGTGGCGGGTGGAATCCCGTGTGCTGGAGGAATTCATCGCCGAGGCCTACCGCCGTTCCGCCGCGCCGCAACGTGAGGATGCTTCGGAGAGCGCACCCTCGGAGCACTAG
- a CDS encoding chromosome partitioning protein yields the protein MNIPVVTVGSGVGNLVQDLERLHGPLTVVRRCAELPELVAACQSGIARAAIVADDAGEVTAALAERLAASGVALLVLADDEGSRERLSALSIVHAPRGSAAEMLSDLVADAVHQLDGRPAAALLADPAGALLTWSADGSGWPVRPAGRADAPGSGPSPEQEGGDGERGEGDGKPAGTIVAVWGPAGAPGRTTFAVNFAAEAAADGKTVLLMDADTYGSSVAASLGLLDESAGVAQVCRLADQGLLDRQSLLRSALSVSLKGQRLLVLTGITRSDRWVELRPTALGLVLDQARKTADLIVIDCGFSLEADEELSFDTLAPRRNGATLRALELADTVYAVGAADSVGIPRLVRALAELEGAVPGTVPRVVLNKVRASAVGRSPERQLRDAWERFGPGTEITAFLPADFTSMDAALLGGSALLETAPSSPLRQAIAALAGVPASSRGRLKRRAARAK from the coding sequence ATGAACATTCCGGTGGTGACTGTCGGCAGCGGTGTGGGCAACCTGGTCCAGGACCTGGAGCGGCTTCACGGCCCGCTCACCGTGGTCCGGCGCTGCGCCGAGCTGCCGGAACTGGTTGCGGCGTGCCAGAGCGGCATTGCCCGTGCGGCCATCGTGGCCGACGACGCCGGGGAGGTCACCGCAGCGCTGGCCGAACGCCTTGCCGCGTCGGGCGTGGCGCTGCTGGTGCTGGCGGACGACGAAGGGTCCCGCGAGCGGCTCAGCGCGCTCAGCATTGTCCATGCACCCCGGGGATCCGCCGCCGAAATGCTCTCGGACCTTGTGGCCGACGCCGTGCATCAGCTGGACGGGCGGCCGGCTGCGGCCTTGCTGGCGGATCCGGCCGGGGCGCTGCTCACCTGGTCGGCTGATGGTTCCGGATGGCCGGTCCGCCCGGCAGGCCGCGCCGATGCTCCGGGAAGCGGTCCTTCTCCGGAGCAGGAGGGCGGGGACGGGGAAAGAGGGGAGGGGGACGGGAAACCCGCGGGCACCATTGTTGCGGTGTGGGGTCCGGCGGGCGCGCCGGGACGGACCACCTTTGCCGTGAACTTTGCGGCGGAAGCGGCGGCGGATGGGAAGACTGTCCTGCTGATGGATGCCGACACGTATGGTTCCTCGGTGGCCGCGAGCCTGGGACTCCTGGACGAGTCCGCCGGCGTGGCCCAGGTTTGCCGGCTCGCCGATCAGGGACTGCTGGACCGGCAGTCGCTGCTCCGCAGCGCGCTGAGCGTGTCTTTGAAGGGGCAGCGTTTGCTGGTGCTGACCGGAATCACCCGTTCCGACCGCTGGGTGGAGCTGCGCCCCACGGCCCTGGGACTGGTCCTGGACCAGGCACGGAAGACGGCGGACCTGATTGTCATCGACTGCGGCTTCAGCTTGGAGGCTGACGAAGAACTGAGCTTCGACACGCTGGCGCCGCGGCGAAACGGAGCCACCCTGCGGGCCCTCGAACTGGCGGACACCGTATATGCCGTGGGGGCGGCCGACTCCGTGGGAATTCCGCGCCTGGTCCGGGCGCTCGCCGAGCTGGAGGGCGCAGTCCCCGGCACCGTGCCCAGGGTGGTGCTCAACAAGGTCCGGGCGTCCGCCGTCGGCCGTTCCCCCGAGCGCCAGCTGCGTGACGCATGGGAGAGATTTGGCCCCGGAACGGAGATAACGGCCTTCCTCCCGGCTGACTTCACCTCGATGGATGCGGCTTTGCTGGGCGGCTCAGCTCTGCTGGAGACAGCTCCTTCCTCGCCCCTGCGGCAGGCAATTGCTGCGCTCGCCGGCGTGCCGGCGTCGTCCCGGGGCCGGCTGAAGCGGCGTGCGGCACGTGCAAAGTGA
- a CDS encoding NAD-glutamate dehydrogenase, protein MSSGSRIPDLPGTDDSLDEFIGNYYEHLAGEDADGYPRSSLRERAERHREVGSIRPEGQASVAVFDQGDASIVMIVTDDMPFLVDSVTAEIVRQNAAIRLVVHPTFLVSRDRETGELQAVHRVPATAGVSSGDTAALPNLSALLGRQDETTRIESWIAVEIARLPDEAQRSGLTGGLRKVLEDVRLAVTDWPAMRAKVHEVSRSLEEVPTAGQIPDLQQARELLSWLDNGNFTFLGYREYDLITENGEDVLRVSEDKGLGLLSRASASGRVQHLTTAGRAKAREKRALVITKANSRSTVHRAAYLDYIGIKRFDAQGNVNGERRFIGLFSTGAYTGSVRNVPIVRDKVREVMQRAGFPADSHSGKDLLSILETYPRDELFQIDGDALLDTARSILRLQERRRTRLFLRPDVYGRFMSALVFLPRDRYNTSVRLRIQDELRSTFKAESIDFEARLTESALARIFFRIRLPRGAEIVELDAAALEQRLVQAARSWSEGIGEVLRSTFSADAAGKLTGLWAEAFPADYRVAYEVEDALEDICRLEARAASPDTAPELFVYVPEASRRSGGEDARLKLYLLQPRSLTQILPILHNLGLEVLDERPFEISRGDGTTFHLYDLGLKYPAGMDPEKTGSLLAEAFGAATSGASESDYFDRLILELGMSWRQVVILRSYAKYMRQLGNTNSYGFVAGTLRRNPDVARALVGLFDARFNPDLSDEERSAAEEAARNALDAGLEKVPTLDADRVLRTVANLINATLRTNFYQDKPYVSFKLNTAAIEGAPFPRPKFEIWVYSPRVEGVHLRFGEVARGGLRWSDRREDFRTEILGLVKAQTVKNAVIVPTGAKGGFYAKQLPDPAADRAAWMEEGKESYRTFIRALLDITDNLVISDGTEQVVPPRRVVRHDGDDSYLVVAADKGTASFSDIANALSAEYGFWLGDAFASGGSVGYDHKAMGITARGAWESVKRHFSELGVDTQTESFTAVGVGDMSGDVFGNGMLLSEHTKLVAAFDHRHIFLDPNPDPAASHAERRRLFELPRSSWADYDSSLISTGGGVFPRQSKSIPLSPEVRAVLGLEDSVTKMSPPDLLRAILKAPADLLYNGGIGTYVKASTETNTEVGDKANDAIRVDGRDLRVKVIGEGGNLGMTQRGRIEAARAGVILNTDAIDNSAGVDCSDHEVNIKIFVDRMVAAGRLDPAERAEFLHSMTDEVGRLVLQDNKDQNMLLLNDRRHVIEWSPSFERLMDWLEKHADLNRELEALPTNAELRARVAAGEGLTSPELSVLAAYAKIELTKALTNSDLADDPYFSGTLRRYFPKQLVERFDDQLDTHPLRREIIATMVANDIINIGGITFAFRVMEETSATEAMVARAFTALREIYEIDGVIRVLNSLPASFPTRNWTTIHLDMRRLLDRAVRWFINHVGRGSSIDEDIEAFKPVVGPLRANLLDYLQGTDRERFQAALERSREWELPDDLGTYWAELFESFGLLDISLLTAKRVDEPAANVAGVYFALYERFAVDDLLERITKLPRGDRWQALARAALRDDLYSTVADMTVAALKATAGHAGEDPLKRVELWEEQNSDNLERARVMFEDVNKLEHDDMASLSVALRLLRSIVRR, encoded by the coding sequence ATGTCGTCTGGATCCCGTATTCCGGATCTACCAGGTACCGACGATTCCCTGGATGAATTTATAGGGAACTACTACGAGCATCTGGCAGGGGAAGACGCAGACGGATATCCGCGCTCTTCCCTGCGCGAAAGGGCCGAGCGCCACCGCGAAGTGGGGTCCATCCGGCCCGAAGGACAGGCCTCCGTTGCCGTCTTCGATCAGGGCGATGCCAGCATCGTCATGATCGTCACCGACGACATGCCGTTCCTGGTCGATTCCGTGACGGCGGAAATTGTTCGGCAGAACGCCGCCATCCGGCTCGTTGTGCATCCCACGTTCCTGGTGAGCCGGGACCGGGAAACCGGAGAGCTGCAGGCCGTGCACCGGGTGCCGGCCACCGCAGGGGTCTCCAGCGGCGACACCGCGGCGCTGCCCAATCTCTCCGCCCTGCTGGGCCGGCAGGACGAGACCACCCGCATTGAATCCTGGATTGCGGTGGAAATCGCACGACTGCCCGATGAGGCGCAGCGCAGCGGGCTGACCGGGGGACTGCGCAAGGTCCTGGAAGACGTGCGCCTGGCCGTCACCGACTGGCCGGCCATGCGGGCCAAGGTCCACGAGGTGTCCCGCTCTCTCGAAGAAGTGCCCACTGCCGGACAGATCCCGGACCTGCAGCAGGCACGGGAACTGCTGTCCTGGCTGGACAACGGAAACTTCACGTTCCTGGGGTACCGCGAGTATGACCTCATCACCGAAAACGGTGAGGATGTCCTGCGCGTCAGCGAGGACAAGGGACTGGGGCTGCTCAGCCGTGCCTCGGCCTCCGGACGGGTGCAGCACCTGACCACTGCCGGCCGGGCAAAGGCCCGGGAAAAGCGCGCGCTTGTCATCACCAAGGCAAACTCCCGCTCCACCGTGCACCGTGCCGCCTACCTGGACTACATCGGCATCAAGCGCTTCGACGCGCAGGGCAACGTGAACGGGGAGCGCCGCTTTATCGGCCTGTTCTCCACCGGCGCCTACACCGGCTCCGTGCGTAACGTGCCGATCGTGCGGGACAAGGTGCGGGAAGTCATGCAGCGCGCAGGGTTCCCCGCGGATTCGCACTCCGGCAAGGACCTGCTGTCCATCCTGGAGACCTACCCGCGTGATGAGTTGTTCCAGATCGATGGGGACGCACTGCTGGACACCGCGCGGAGCATCCTTCGGCTGCAGGAGCGGCGCCGGACCCGGCTGTTCCTGAGGCCGGATGTATACGGCCGGTTCATGTCCGCCCTGGTCTTCCTGCCGAGGGACCGGTACAACACCTCCGTGCGCCTGCGCATCCAGGACGAGCTTCGTTCAACCTTCAAAGCCGAGTCCATCGACTTCGAGGCACGGCTTACCGAGTCCGCGCTTGCCCGCATCTTCTTCCGGATCCGGCTGCCCCGGGGCGCCGAGATTGTGGAGCTGGACGCGGCGGCACTGGAACAGCGCCTCGTGCAGGCAGCCCGGTCCTGGAGCGAAGGCATCGGCGAGGTGCTCCGCTCCACCTTCAGCGCTGACGCCGCAGGAAAGCTGACAGGCCTGTGGGCGGAAGCTTTCCCGGCCGACTACCGCGTGGCTTACGAGGTGGAGGATGCCCTCGAGGACATTTGCCGCTTGGAAGCCCGTGCCGCGTCGCCTGACACCGCGCCGGAACTTTTTGTCTACGTCCCGGAGGCCTCCCGCCGCAGCGGCGGTGAGGATGCCCGGCTGAAGCTGTACCTGCTGCAGCCGCGTTCCCTGACGCAGATCCTTCCCATCCTGCATAACCTCGGCCTGGAAGTCCTCGATGAAAGGCCCTTTGAAATCAGCCGCGGGGACGGCACCACCTTCCACCTGTATGACCTGGGCCTGAAATACCCCGCCGGCATGGATCCGGAAAAAACCGGATCCCTCCTGGCCGAGGCCTTCGGCGCCGCCACTTCCGGAGCCAGCGAATCGGATTATTTCGACCGGCTGATCCTGGAGCTGGGGATGTCCTGGCGTCAGGTGGTGATCCTGCGCAGCTACGCCAAGTACATGCGCCAGCTGGGGAACACCAATTCCTACGGCTTTGTCGCAGGAACGCTCAGGCGCAACCCCGACGTGGCCAGGGCCCTGGTGGGGCTCTTCGACGCCCGTTTCAACCCGGATCTCTCCGACGAGGAACGAAGCGCGGCGGAGGAAGCGGCACGAAACGCCCTCGACGCCGGTTTGGAGAAGGTGCCCACGCTCGACGCCGACCGGGTTCTGCGCACCGTGGCTAACCTGATCAACGCCACGCTCCGCACCAACTTCTACCAGGACAAGCCGTACGTCAGCTTCAAACTGAACACCGCAGCTATCGAGGGTGCTCCGTTCCCGCGTCCCAAGTTTGAAATCTGGGTCTATTCCCCGCGGGTCGAAGGCGTGCACCTGCGCTTCGGCGAGGTGGCGCGGGGCGGTCTGCGCTGGTCCGACCGGCGCGAGGACTTCCGCACCGAGATCCTGGGCCTGGTGAAGGCACAGACAGTGAAGAACGCCGTCATTGTGCCCACCGGTGCCAAGGGCGGGTTCTACGCCAAGCAGCTGCCGGATCCCGCCGCGGACCGCGCGGCGTGGATGGAAGAGGGCAAGGAAAGCTACCGCACCTTCATCCGCGCGCTGCTGGACATCACTGACAACCTGGTCATCTCCGACGGCACCGAGCAGGTTGTCCCGCCGCGGCGCGTTGTGCGCCACGACGGCGACGACAGCTACCTGGTGGTTGCCGCCGACAAGGGCACGGCGTCCTTCTCCGACATCGCCAACGCCCTGTCGGCAGAGTACGGTTTCTGGCTCGGCGACGCGTTCGCCTCCGGCGGCTCCGTCGGCTACGACCACAAGGCCATGGGCATCACCGCCCGCGGCGCCTGGGAATCGGTCAAGCGCCACTTCAGCGAGCTCGGCGTCGACACGCAGACCGAGTCCTTCACCGCCGTCGGTGTGGGCGACATGAGCGGCGACGTCTTCGGCAACGGCATGCTCCTGTCCGAACACACCAAACTGGTGGCCGCCTTTGACCACCGCCACATCTTCCTGGATCCGAATCCCGATCCGGCGGCTTCACACGCGGAGCGCCGGCGGCTGTTCGAGCTTCCGCGTTCATCCTGGGCCGACTACGACTCATCGCTGATCAGCACCGGCGGCGGGGTCTTCCCGCGCCAGTCCAAGAGCATTCCGCTGAGTCCCGAGGTCCGTGCGGTCCTGGGCCTGGAGGACTCGGTGACCAAGATGAGCCCGCCGGATCTGCTCCGGGCCATCCTGAAGGCACCGGCGGACCTGCTGTACAACGGCGGAATCGGCACCTATGTGAAGGCCTCCACGGAGACCAACACCGAGGTGGGCGACAAGGCCAACGACGCCATCCGGGTGGATGGCCGGGACCTGAGGGTCAAGGTGATCGGTGAAGGCGGAAACCTGGGCATGACCCAGCGCGGACGCATTGAAGCCGCCCGTGCCGGAGTTATCCTCAACACCGACGCCATCGATAACTCGGCCGGCGTTGACTGCTCCGACCACGAGGTCAACATCAAGATCTTCGTGGACCGGATGGTGGCCGCCGGGCGCCTTGACCCGGCTGAGCGCGCCGAGTTCCTGCACTCCATGACCGACGAAGTCGGCCGCCTGGTGCTGCAGGACAACAAGGACCAGAACATGCTCCTGCTCAACGACCGCCGGCACGTCATCGAGTGGAGCCCCAGCTTCGAGCGCCTGATGGACTGGCTCGAGAAGCACGCTGACCTGAACCGGGAGCTGGAGGCCCTGCCGACCAACGCCGAGCTCCGTGCCCGGGTGGCAGCAGGCGAAGGCCTCACATCCCCGGAACTGTCGGTGCTGGCCGCATACGCCAAGATCGAGCTGACCAAGGCACTGACCAACTCCGACCTGGCTGATGATCCGTACTTCAGCGGCACGCTGCGCCGGTACTTCCCGAAGCAGCTGGTGGAGCGGTTCGACGACCAGCTGGACACCCATCCGCTGCGCCGCGAAATCATCGCCACCATGGTGGCCAACGACATCATCAACATCGGTGGCATCACCTTTGCGTTCCGTGTCATGGAAGAGACCTCGGCCACCGAGGCCATGGTGGCGCGCGCCTTCACCGCCCTGCGCGAAATCTACGAGATTGACGGAGTCATCCGGGTGCTCAACTCGCTGCCGGCGAGCTTCCCCACCCGGAACTGGACCACCATCCACCTGGACATGCGCCGGCTGCTGGACCGTGCAGTGCGTTGGTTCATCAACCACGTGGGCCGCGGGAGCTCGATCGACGAGGACATCGAGGCCTTCAAGCCCGTTGTGGGGCCGCTGCGCGCCAACCTTTTGGATTACCTGCAGGGAACGGACCGGGAACGGTTCCAGGCAGCACTGGAACGCTCCCGCGAGTGGGAGCTGCCGGACGATCTCGGCACCTATTGGGCGGAACTGTTCGAAAGCTTCGGGCTGCTGGACATCTCCCTGTTGACGGCGAAGCGGGTGGACGAGCCGGCCGCGAACGTTGCCGGGGTGTACTTTGCCCTGTACGAGCGGTTCGCCGTTGATGACCTGCTGGAACGGATCACCAAACTGCCCCGCGGCGACCGGTGGCAGGCGCTGGCCAGGGCGGCCCTGCGGGACGACCTGTACTCCACTGTTGCCGACATGACGGTGGCCGCGCTGAAGGCAACCGCCGGACATGCGGGGGAGGACCCGCTGAAGCGGGTGGAACTGTGGGAAGAGCAGAACTCCGACAATTTGGAGCGCGCCCGGGTGATGTTCGAAGATGTGAACAAGCTCGAGCACGACGACATGGCTTCCCTCTCGGTTGCCCTGCGCCTGCTTCGCTCCATCGTTCGCCGCTAG
- a CDS encoding PAS domain-containing sensor histidine kinase, which produces MAIFTDPIKDHADFGPGDAEWLHLLVGDWQLVADLAFADLALWFPLPDGSYVALAHARPSTSHTVFHSDFVGERIRADLQPLVDKAWASQVIERSSETDWTTETAMRVEAIPFVRNGRTLAVVTSHMDLSSSRMPSRLELTYRQCAYDLLRMGTLGLWPDFATPTGSRRGAPRVGDGLIRLDADGVVQYASPNGVSAFRRLGDMETLEGRSLAEITTALLKDRRMVDETLPLVVTGRMPWRTEIESRGVSLSLRAIPLRDEKERFGALVLCRDVSELRRREMELVSKDATIREIHHRVKNNLQTVAALLRMQSRRMESEEGKQGLAQAMRRVSTIALVHETLSQGLTQNVNFDELIDRQFRLAAEVASPTQQVRTEKEGSFGELPSDFATPLALVINELVTNAVEHGLSDRKGTVWLSAARQMGPDAEEILTVTVADDGVGLPPGPRREGLGLQIVRTLVQSELDGTIDWSSRPGGGTEVRIEMGLDAESRRS; this is translated from the coding sequence GTGGCCATATTTACCGATCCCATCAAGGACCATGCTGATTTCGGACCGGGGGACGCGGAGTGGCTGCACCTCCTGGTCGGCGACTGGCAGCTGGTCGCCGACCTGGCCTTCGCCGACCTGGCGCTGTGGTTTCCGCTGCCGGACGGCAGCTACGTGGCGCTGGCACACGCCCGCCCCTCGACGTCGCACACTGTCTTCCACAGTGACTTCGTCGGGGAGCGGATCCGCGCCGATCTGCAGCCGCTGGTGGACAAGGCGTGGGCCAGCCAGGTCATCGAGCGTTCCAGCGAAACCGACTGGACCACTGAAACGGCCATGCGGGTGGAGGCCATCCCCTTCGTCCGCAACGGCCGCACCCTGGCCGTGGTCACCAGCCACATGGACCTGTCCTCCTCCCGGATGCCCTCGCGGCTGGAACTGACCTACCGGCAGTGCGCGTACGACCTGCTGCGGATGGGGACGCTGGGGCTGTGGCCAGACTTCGCGACGCCCACCGGCTCGCGGCGGGGTGCGCCCCGCGTCGGCGACGGGCTGATCCGGTTGGATGCCGACGGCGTCGTGCAGTACGCGTCTCCGAACGGCGTCTCGGCGTTCCGCCGGCTCGGTGACATGGAGACTTTGGAGGGGCGGTCCCTGGCGGAAATCACGACCGCGCTCCTCAAAGACCGCCGCATGGTGGATGAAACCCTTCCCCTCGTGGTGACCGGGCGTATGCCATGGCGCACCGAGATTGAATCCCGGGGTGTCAGCCTGTCGCTGCGGGCCATCCCGCTGCGGGACGAGAAGGAGCGGTTCGGAGCCCTGGTGCTGTGCCGGGACGTTTCCGAGCTTCGCCGCCGCGAAATGGAACTGGTGTCCAAGGATGCCACCATCCGGGAGATCCACCACCGCGTCAAGAACAACCTGCAGACCGTGGCCGCCCTGCTGCGCATGCAGTCCCGGCGCATGGAGAGCGAAGAGGGCAAGCAGGGGCTGGCGCAGGCCATGCGCCGGGTCTCGACCATTGCCCTGGTCCACGAGACGCTGTCCCAGGGGCTGACGCAGAATGTGAACTTCGACGAGCTCATTGACCGGCAGTTCCGGCTGGCGGCAGAGGTTGCATCACCCACCCAGCAGGTGCGCACCGAGAAGGAGGGGTCCTTCGGGGAGCTTCCCAGCGACTTCGCGACGCCGCTGGCACTGGTGATCAATGAGTTGGTGACCAACGCCGTCGAGCATGGGCTTTCGGACCGCAAGGGTACGGTGTGGCTCAGCGCTGCGCGCCAGATGGGGCCCGACGCCGAGGAAATCCTGACGGTCACGGTGGCCGACGACGGCGTGGGGCTGCCGCCGGGGCCGCGCCGGGAAGGACTGGGGCTGCAGATTGTCCGGACACTGGTGCAAAGCGAGCTGGACGGCACCATCGACTGGTCCTCGCGGCCCGGCGGTGGCACCGAGGTGCGCATCGAAATGGGGCTGGACGCCGAATCACGCAGGAGCTGA
- a CDS encoding WhiB family transcriptional regulator, translated as MDWRSRAACLDKDPELFFPVGNTGPALLQIEEAKSVCRRCPVMDTCLQWAIETGQDAGVWGGMSEDERRALKRRAARARRAS; from the coding sequence ATGGATTGGCGGAGCCGCGCAGCGTGTCTGGACAAAGATCCGGAGCTGTTCTTTCCTGTGGGCAACACCGGCCCGGCTCTTCTTCAGATTGAAGAAGCCAAGAGTGTGTGCCGCCGATGCCCGGTCATGGATACCTGCCTCCAGTGGGCTATCGAAACCGGCCAGGACGCAGGCGTCTGGGGCGGCATGAGTGAAGATGAGCGCCGCGCCCTGAAGCGCCGCGCCGCACGCGCACGCCGCGCGTCCTAG
- a CDS encoding acyltransferase family protein encodes MSQLQTDASGPSAKGAPEAARQSRYRPEVQGLRALAVLMVVTYHIWFGRVSGGVDIFLLISAFLLTLSFVRKVEEGRALSLGRYWLRQFKRLLPPVAVVLIGTLAAAALLVPQSRWTEILSQSWSSLLYFQNWVLAAESVDYYAVDHSTASPLQHFWSLSIQGQVFILWPLLFAASALLARWTRVSFRKVVLVVFGLIFAGSLAYSVLETYGNQSHAYFDTRTRLWEFALGTLLALALPYLKLPRSLRIIGGWLGLAIMFSVGFLLDVQGQFPGYVALWPLAAASLIIVAGQTESRLGADRLLSWKPLIRLGDMSYALYLWHWPVLVIYLIWRGQEEAGPLGGTAIIALSLVLAYLTTKLVERPLRSSAWVNLNSRRAVAVIAVCIAVVAAPLTAWQQGLQLQSERLTAQAVQENPGARVLLADFEDRSSGEALPIPTASMLPHEWGVLPGNCENLENAPSDPMLSAVCMSAEPVEQPRKTILVAGDSHAEQWLGALEPMVEEHNYQIIALLQGGCSFGEYSDARLPGCNDFNGAVLDYALELQPDAVFTVATAAQAARPADPPVTGLPEVSEVLRQQGIPVVGVRDNPRFDFNMIQCAEANGNTAPECTRDVSEKLTDPDTVNEFFDSLPAMELMDMTDMICPGGVCGPVVGNVYVYMDDNHLTNTYTASMAGEFDRRFHAALGW; translated from the coding sequence GTGTCTCAGCTGCAAACGGATGCTTCCGGGCCCTCCGCCAAGGGCGCTCCGGAGGCGGCACGGCAATCCCGCTACCGCCCGGAAGTACAGGGCCTGCGGGCCCTGGCCGTGCTCATGGTCGTGACCTATCACATCTGGTTTGGCCGGGTATCGGGCGGGGTGGACATATTCCTGCTCATCTCCGCTTTCCTGCTGACGCTGTCCTTTGTCCGCAAAGTGGAGGAAGGCCGGGCACTGAGCCTGGGCCGCTACTGGCTGCGGCAGTTCAAGCGGCTGCTTCCCCCGGTTGCCGTGGTCCTGATTGGCACGCTGGCCGCCGCGGCGCTGCTGGTTCCGCAGAGCCGGTGGACGGAAATCCTCTCGCAGAGCTGGTCTTCCCTCCTCTATTTCCAGAACTGGGTACTGGCGGCAGAATCGGTGGACTACTACGCCGTCGACCACAGCACCGCGAGCCCCCTGCAGCACTTCTGGTCCCTTTCCATCCAGGGGCAGGTCTTTATTCTCTGGCCGCTCCTCTTCGCCGCCTCGGCTTTGCTGGCCAGATGGACCAGAGTGTCCTTCCGCAAGGTCGTGCTGGTGGTGTTCGGCCTGATCTTCGCCGGGTCACTGGCCTATTCCGTGCTGGAGACCTACGGGAACCAGTCACACGCATACTTCGACACCCGGACAAGGCTGTGGGAGTTTGCCCTGGGCACCCTGCTCGCCCTGGCCCTTCCGTATCTGAAACTGCCGCGGAGCCTGCGGATCATCGGCGGCTGGCTGGGCCTGGCCATTATGTTCAGTGTTGGTTTCCTGCTGGACGTGCAGGGCCAGTTCCCGGGCTACGTTGCCCTGTGGCCCCTGGCCGCGGCGTCGCTGATCATTGTTGCCGGGCAGACGGAAAGCCGTCTTGGTGCTGACCGCCTGTTGTCATGGAAGCCGCTCATCCGCCTCGGCGACATGTCGTACGCCCTTTACCTCTGGCACTGGCCGGTCCTGGTGATCTACCTCATCTGGCGCGGACAGGAGGAAGCCGGTCCCCTCGGCGGCACGGCCATCATCGCCCTTTCCCTCGTCCTGGCCTACCTGACCACCAAATTGGTGGAGCGGCCGCTGCGGTCCTCCGCATGGGTCAACCTCAACTCGCGCCGCGCCGTCGCGGTCATCGCGGTGTGCATCGCAGTGGTGGCCGCGCCGCTTACGGCGTGGCAGCAGGGGCTGCAGCTGCAGTCCGAACGGCTGACGGCCCAGGCTGTGCAGGAAAACCCGGGTGCACGGGTGCTGCTGGCGGATTTCGAGGATAGAAGCAGCGGGGAGGCGCTGCCGATTCCCACGGCGAGCATGCTCCCGCATGAATGGGGCGTGCTGCCGGGAAACTGTGAAAACCTGGAAAATGCTCCCTCCGATCCGATGCTGTCGGCTGTCTGCATGAGCGCCGAGCCCGTGGAGCAACCGCGAAAAACCATTTTGGTGGCCGGGGACTCCCATGCCGAGCAATGGCTGGGCGCCCTTGAGCCCATGGTCGAAGAGCACAATTACCAGATCATCGCCCTGCTGCAGGGGGGATGTTCCTTTGGCGAATATTCGGACGCCCGCCTTCCCGGCTGCAATGACTTCAACGGTGCCGTCCTCGATTACGCCCTGGAACTGCAGCCCGATGCCGTCTTCACCGTGGCAACTGCTGCGCAGGCTGCCCGGCCCGCTGATCCTCCTGTCACGGGTCTTCCGGAGGTGTCCGAAGTGTTGAGGCAGCAGGGTATTCCGGTGGTTGGCGTGCGGGACAATCCGCGCTTCGACTTCAACATGATCCAGTGTGCCGAGGCCAACGGAAACACGGCTCCGGAGTGCACCAGGGACGTGTCCGAGAAACTTACCGATCCGGACACGGTTAACGAGTTCTTCGATTCGCTGCCCGCCATGGAACTGATGGACATGACCGATATGATCTGCCCCGGCGGTGTCTGCGGGCCGGTGGTGGGCAACGTCTACGTATATATGGACGACAACCACCTGACGAACACCTACACGGCGTCGATGGCGGGCGAGTTTGACCGCCGGTTCCATGCCGCCCTGGGCTGGTAA